In a single window of the Deinococcus aetherius genome:
- a CDS encoding VWA domain-containing protein, translated as MSFIWPWALAALALLPLLAWLYVRGLARPAQAAALHPDLRLLAQARGRPRSLRRHLPAGLYLGALALALVALARPTAPVPLPDDRTAIMLTVDVSRSMEAEDIKPSRFFAAQEAARNFVRSLPQGARVGLASFAGYAVLHTPPTARHEQVLVAIDGLGLARRTAIGDGLLESLRALPERGAQAQSAQNQATQNLPAAAIVLLSDGRNNSGSDPLEAAAEAKRLGVKVYTVGLGTENGDPGMGGWGGFWGGFDAETLKQIASTTGGRYFEARSAGELNSIYRDLGRSLGWTLKPREVSGFVAALAGLMLLGSLAVSELFTRRIL; from the coding sequence ATGAGCTTCATCTGGCCCTGGGCCCTGGCCGCGCTGGCGCTACTTCCGCTGCTCGCGTGGCTGTATGTGCGCGGGCTCGCCCGGCCCGCCCAGGCGGCGGCGCTGCACCCCGACCTGCGGCTGCTCGCCCAGGCGCGGGGGCGGCCCCGGTCGCTGCGGCGCCACCTCCCGGCGGGGCTGTACCTGGGGGCGCTCGCCCTGGCCCTGGTCGCGCTGGCCCGCCCGACCGCGCCGGTGCCGCTGCCCGACGACCGCACGGCGATCATGCTGACGGTCGACGTCTCGCGCTCGATGGAGGCCGAGGACATCAAGCCCAGCCGCTTCTTCGCCGCGCAGGAGGCGGCGCGCAACTTCGTGCGGTCGCTGCCCCAGGGGGCGCGGGTGGGGCTGGCCTCGTTCGCCGGGTACGCGGTGCTGCATACGCCGCCCACCGCGCGCCACGAGCAGGTGCTCGTCGCCATCGACGGGCTGGGTCTGGCCCGCCGCACCGCCATCGGCGACGGGCTGCTGGAGTCGCTGCGCGCCCTGCCGGAACGCGGCGCGCAGGCCCAGTCCGCCCAGAACCAGGCCACCCAGAACCTGCCCGCAGCGGCCATCGTGCTCCTCTCCGACGGGCGCAACAACAGCGGCTCCGACCCCCTGGAGGCGGCGGCCGAGGCGAAGAGGCTCGGGGTGAAGGTCTACACCGTGGGCCTGGGCACCGAGAACGGCGATCCCGGCATGGGCGGCTGGGGCGGCTTCTGGGGCGGCTTCGACGCCGAGACCCTCAAGCAGATCGCCTCCACCACCGGCGGGCGTTACTTCGAGGCAAGATCGGCGGGCGAGCTCAATTCGATCTACCGCGACCTGGGCCGCTCCCTGGGCTGGACCCTCAAGCCGCGCGAGGTCTCGGGTTTCGTCGCGGCCCTCGCCGGGCTGATGCTCCTGGGCAGCCTCGCGGTGTCGGAACTGTTCACCCGCCGTATCCTGTGA
- a CDS encoding SDR family NAD(P)-dependent oxidoreductase, translating into MGNGRTGRDARRDHGGVERDRAGHGAGVRRAWRIGGLAPVPFASGYTASKFGLRGFHASLRQELADHPGIRVCAVFPASIDTPAYGRGANVSGRALKPGPPVYPPKRVVQALLFLALHPRDEVAVGWPSTAGRLRGSRGDG; encoded by the coding sequence ATGGGGAATGGCCGGACCGGACGGGATGCGCGTCGTGATCACGGGGGCGTCGAGCGGGATCGGGCGGGCCACGGCGCGGGCGTTCGCCGGGCGTGGCGCATCGGCGGCCTCGCGCCCGTCCCGTTCGCCTCGGGCTACACGGCGAGCAAGTTCGGCCTGCGGGGCTTTCACGCCAGTCTGCGGCAGGAACTCGCGGACCATCCCGGTATTCGCGTCTGCGCCGTCTTCCCCGCCTCCATCGACACGCCCGCGTACGGGCGCGGCGCGAACGTCTCGGGGCGGGCCCTGAAGCCGGGGCCGCCCGTCTACCCGCCGAAACGGGTGGTGCAGGCCCTGCTCTTCCTCGCGCTCCACCCGCGCGACGAGGTGGCGGTCGGCTGGCCGTCCACCGCCGGGCGGCTGCGGGGCTCAAGGGGGGACGGGTAA
- a CDS encoding HD-GYP domain-containing protein, with product MSAPAPRTSSRRAGGARLSLGALLAATALHFSWLATRWGGAAGREVLADLLPMPVFVLAALYAWGVAARHRGGERRGWWGLGAALLAFAAGNGLWAYLELVAHVQPFPSVADAAFLLVTPLLAAAFVRLWPCRASGTAAVQLGLDVLTFTLAAGVWLWNFLIAPAALANGAQPLAFALSVLYPLYDLLLLSLVLVAALRRAASPALLLFALGLLCFASGDVAFAYLGLVGQYRSGHPVDASWVAGSVLFALAARASLRPGSFPAATVARTAARLPDLAFMLPHAAVILTSLLLVLTHHRQDPGARGVLLGAVLVTGLVTLRQTLAWREARALQGELRALNLDLEARVRERTLDVRRTFEGGLLALGTALEARDFETAGHTERVVKLARGLGQVLGLPPGELEALTEGAYLHDLGKLAVPDHILLKPGRLTPEEWTVMQSHATRGHALALRLPHLSPGALDVIHHHHERWDGSGYPHGLAGQAIPLAARVFAVCDVYDALTSERPYKGAWTPARARDEIGAQSGRHFDPRVAAAFLALDLEAVLATAPAAPVLQQAEQAFGARVSEHTPVPQGALAETGALLALADERTYARKGGREPCPVAAERGAAEHPGGRQTSSR from the coding sequence ATGTCTGCCCCTGCCCCCCGGACCTCCTCCCGCCGCGCTGGAGGAGCCCGTCTGTCCCTGGGGGCGCTGCTGGCCGCCACGGCCTTGCACTTCTCCTGGCTGGCAACCAGGTGGGGCGGTGCGGCGGGGCGGGAGGTGCTCGCCGACCTGCTCCCCATGCCCGTCTTCGTGCTCGCCGCGCTGTACGCCTGGGGGGTGGCGGCGCGGCACCGGGGAGGCGAGCGGCGCGGGTGGTGGGGCCTGGGGGCGGCCCTGCTCGCCTTCGCCGCCGGGAACGGCCTGTGGGCCTACCTGGAACTTGTGGCGCACGTTCAGCCGTTCCCGTCGGTTGCCGACGCCGCCTTTCTCCTCGTCACGCCCCTGCTCGCCGCCGCCTTCGTGAGGCTCTGGCCCTGCCGCGCCTCGGGCACTGCCGCCGTGCAGCTCGGCCTGGACGTGCTGACCTTCACGCTCGCGGCGGGTGTCTGGCTCTGGAACTTCCTGATCGCTCCCGCCGCCCTGGCGAACGGGGCGCAGCCGCTGGCGTTCGCCCTGAGCGTGCTCTACCCGCTGTACGACCTGCTGCTGCTCAGCCTGGTGCTCGTCGCGGCGCTGCGGCGCGCGGCCTCGCCCGCCCTGCTCCTCTTCGCGCTCGGCCTCCTGTGTTTCGCCTCCGGGGACGTCGCCTTCGCGTACCTGGGGCTCGTCGGGCAGTACCGCAGCGGGCACCCCGTGGACGCCAGTTGGGTCGCGGGGTCCGTACTCTTCGCCCTCGCCGCGCGGGCGAGCCTGCGCCCGGGGAGCTTTCCGGCGGCTACGGTCGCTCGCACGGCGGCGCGGCTGCCCGACCTCGCCTTCATGCTGCCCCACGCGGCGGTGATTCTCACCTCCCTGCTGCTCGTCCTGACCCACCACCGGCAGGACCCGGGCGCCCGGGGCGTGCTGCTGGGGGCCGTGCTCGTCACCGGGCTCGTCACCCTGCGCCAGACGCTCGCCTGGCGCGAGGCCCGCGCCCTGCAGGGCGAGTTGCGCGCCCTCAACCTCGACCTGGAGGCCCGCGTGCGCGAGCGGACCCTCGACGTGCGCCGCACCTTCGAGGGCGGGCTCCTCGCGCTGGGCACCGCCCTGGAGGCGCGCGACTTCGAGACGGCCGGGCACACCGAGCGGGTGGTCAAGCTCGCGCGCGGGCTGGGGCAGGTGCTCGGCCTCCCGCCGGGCGAGCTGGAAGCACTCACGGAAGGCGCGTACCTGCACGACCTCGGCAAGCTGGCAGTGCCCGACCACATCCTGCTCAAGCCCGGCAGGCTCACCCCGGAAGAGTGGACGGTCATGCAGTCGCACGCCACGCGCGGGCACGCCCTGGCGCTGCGACTTCCACACCTCAGCCCCGGCGCGCTCGACGTGATCCACCACCACCACGAGCGGTGGGACGGGTCGGGCTACCCGCACGGGCTCGCGGGGCAGGCGATCCCCCTCGCCGCGCGGGTGTTCGCGGTGTGCGACGTGTACGACGCCCTCACCAGCGAGCGCCCCTACAAGGGCGCCTGGACCCCCGCGCGGGCCCGCGACGAGATCGGCGCGCAGTCGGGGCGGCACTTCGACCCCCGGGTGGCGGCGGCCTTCCTGGCGCTGGACCTGGAGGCGGTGCTCGCCACGGCCCCGGCGGCACCCGTCTTGCAGCAGGCCGAGCAGGCGTTCGGGGCGCGGGTCAGCGAGCACACCCCCGTCCCGCAGGGCGCCCTCGCCGAGACGGGAGCGCTGCTGGCCCTGGCCGACGAGCGGACGTACGCCCGCAAGGGCGGCCGGGAGCCGTGCCCCGTGGCGGCAGAGCGGGGCGCCGCCGAGCACCCCGGGGGGCGGCAGACCAGCTCCCGGTGA
- a CDS encoding EAL domain-containing protein: MLVNLGDSARQLARIRELGVRIALDDFGTGYSSLAFLRQLPVDALKLDRDLRAAWRGALGQAGGDLLQGYLYGRAIPAGSPSPPLCSDAPGRAPGKSLG; this comes from the coding sequence CTGCTCGTCAACCTCGGGGACTCCGCCCGGCAGCTCGCGCGCATCCGTGAGCTGGGCGTGCGGATCGCGCTCGACGACTTCGGCACGGGCTATTCCAGCCTGGCGTTCCTGCGCCAACTTCCCGTGGACGCCCTCAAGCTCGACCGCGACCTTCGTGCGGCATGGCGTGGGGCACTGGGTCAGGCGGGCGGCGACCTGTTGCAGGGCTACCTGTACGGCCGAGCCATCCCCGCCGGGTCACCCTCCCCCCCGCTTTGTTCGGACGCGCCCGGTCGGGCTCCGGGGAAGTCCCTAGGATGA
- a CDS encoding oxygenase MpaB family protein → MTEVPGNKPQSDPSPPFVHPDSIVRRIWGDGDLVLLVFAGAAAEFALNRAVDWLFFTGRIPRDPLGRLFSTAAYAQGIVLADEAGAERTFARIRAAHGAVERARDACIPDWAHRDVLYLLVDYSERAYTALHRPLTGPEREDLWEVFRRVGTGLGIPELPVGYGEWQEDRERHLGRDLASGEHTRALYAAYRHHLGPWRYHLLRQVQGVLAPERVRTLLGLPGRPWLRGLLPLYPLLARLGLRGALRGALIPPDHLASVRRLDLTGA, encoded by the coding sequence GTGACCGAAGTCCCAGGCAATAAACCTCAGAGTGACCCGTCCCCACCCTTCGTCCACCCCGACTCCATCGTGCGGCGCATCTGGGGGGACGGGGACCTGGTGCTGCTCGTCTTCGCGGGGGCCGCCGCCGAGTTCGCGCTCAACCGGGCGGTGGACTGGCTGTTCTTCACGGGCCGCATCCCGCGCGACCCCCTGGGGCGCCTCTTCTCCACCGCCGCCTACGCCCAAGGGATCGTTCTTGCCGACGAGGCCGGGGCCGAGCGCACCTTCGCACGCATCCGCGCCGCGCACGGGGCGGTCGAGCGGGCCCGCGACGCGTGTATTCCCGACTGGGCGCACCGCGACGTGCTGTACCTGCTCGTGGACTATTCCGAGCGGGCGTACACGGCCCTCCACCGCCCGCTCACCGGGCCTGAGCGGGAGGACCTGTGGGAGGTGTTCCGGCGGGTGGGGACGGGCCTGGGCATTCCCGAACTCCCCGTGGGCTACGGCGAGTGGCAGGAGGACCGCGAGCGTCACCTGGGGCGGGACCTGGCATCCGGGGAGCACACCCGCGCCCTGTACGCCGCCTACCGTCACCACCTCGGGCCGTGGCGGTACCACCTGCTCCGGCAGGTGCAGGGCGTGCTCGCCCCGGAGCGGGTCCGCACGCTGCTCGGCCTGCCGGGGCGCCCGTGGCTGCGGGGGCTGCTGCCGCTCTACCCCCTGCTCGCGCGGCTCGGCCTGCGGGGCGCGCTGCGAGGAGCCCTGATCCCGCCCGACCACCTCGCCTCCGTCCGGCGGCTCGACCTCACCGGGGCCTGA
- a CDS encoding MFS transporter, producing MFSLLRDRRILILWIGESINTFGNGLTFIALAWFLYRLYPNSPGLSGTVIGAWTAAMLLGTLGLASFTDVWDRRTTLRVANGLSAVWISLMPLLYALNLLSFPVLVAVAALTGFTGSVIFPAQQASLPTFVPPERVQGIQALFNLTWTTSGLLAPISAGFLVASIGAPGVMWVNAASFVVALIAYSLVRFPPVPRASGEGHGLAGWWERTRFGFSFVLARPALWATLLGLASVNFAMEPYTAVFLPRIADRLMTGVDLPAALSWVSAENRGALGVGLLGSVLAVAELGMVIWMGRRTSHHPLNWIALGCVGPALCIVGVALAPSLGVALVLALLMGLCFGPLNVMVGTLFARLTPEAVRGRVYSARILVGQGLRPVGVGLAGVLLGALGLAPAVAVLGVFAALLTLAGYLRARGEGAGGEVTAPSPSD from the coding sequence ATGTTCTCCCTGCTCCGCGACCGCCGCATCCTGATCCTGTGGATCGGCGAAAGCATCAACACGTTCGGCAACGGCCTCACCTTCATCGCGCTCGCCTGGTTCCTGTACCGTCTCTACCCGAACTCGCCGGGGCTCTCGGGCACCGTCATCGGCGCGTGGACCGCCGCGATGCTGCTCGGCACGCTGGGCCTGGCGAGCTTCACCGACGTGTGGGACCGCCGCACGACCTTGCGCGTCGCCAACGGCCTGAGCGCCGTGTGGATCAGCCTGATGCCGCTGCTGTACGCCCTGAACCTGCTCTCCTTCCCGGTCCTCGTCGCCGTCGCGGCCCTGACCGGGTTCACGGGCAGCGTGATCTTTCCGGCCCAGCAGGCCTCGTTGCCGACCTTCGTGCCCCCGGAGCGGGTGCAGGGCATTCAGGCGCTGTTCAACCTCACCTGGACCACGAGCGGCCTGCTCGCGCCCATCAGCGCGGGCTTCCTGGTCGCGAGCATCGGGGCCCCGGGGGTGATGTGGGTGAACGCGGCCAGCTTCGTCGTGGCGCTGATCGCCTACTCGCTCGTGCGCTTTCCGCCCGTGCCCCGCGCTTCCGGTGAGGGGCACGGCCTGGCGGGCTGGTGGGAGCGGACCCGCTTCGGCTTCTCCTTCGTCCTCGCGCGGCCCGCGCTCTGGGCCACGCTGCTGGGCCTCGCCAGCGTGAACTTCGCCATGGAGCCCTACACCGCCGTCTTCCTGCCGCGCATCGCCGACCGCCTGATGACGGGGGTGGACCTCCCGGCGGCCCTGTCGTGGGTGAGCGCCGAGAACCGGGGTGCCCTCGGAGTCGGCCTGCTGGGCTCGGTCCTGGCGGTCGCCGAACTGGGCATGGTGATCTGGATGGGGCGGCGCACCAGCCACCACCCCCTGAACTGGATCGCGCTGGGCTGCGTCGGGCCCGCGCTGTGCATCGTCGGCGTGGCCCTGGCGCCCTCGCTGGGGGTGGCGCTCGTCCTCGCCCTCCTGATGGGCCTGTGCTTCGGGCCGCTCAACGTGATGGTGGGAACCCTCTTCGCCCGGCTCACGCCCGAGGCGGTGCGCGGGCGGGTTTACAGCGCCCGCATCCTGGTGGGCCAGGGGCTCAGGCCGGTCGGCGTGGGCCTCGCGGGCGTGCTCCTGGGTGCCCTGGGCCTCGCCCCGGCGGTGGCCGTGTTGGGCGTGTTCGCCGCCCTGCTCACGCTGGCGGGCTACCTGCGGGCGCGCGGCGAGGGCGCCGGGGGCGAGGTGACGGCCCCCTCACCCAGCGACTGA
- a CDS encoding carboxypeptidase-like regulatory domain-containing protein — translation MNRRLPALMSLLALTAALAAPPPKPEPGTVKGVVLDALGRPIKGAIVRIEPGVTGGMVTVKTGAQGQYTVPSLIDMPYYASAWVLMPYGGQKFCMRVDSVNEEGYEPFSPRAGVIRNFKFKLSGPIPDGGENAFFGGEVRLLHPGWDDEGVVNWDESRVEVTLVPDGPLVDGSKGKTLVKTTRPGDSFLYDIPLGRYMATAVELRKDGTRVPLLMGADKPSPRMALEFESNTSYCGAGYGRVNGIGRAFLYVARPAK, via the coding sequence ATGAACCGACGCCTGCCCGCCCTGATGTCCCTCCTCGCCCTCACCGCCGCTCTGGCCGCTCCCCCGCCGAAGCCCGAACCGGGGACCGTGAAGGGCGTCGTGCTGGACGCACTGGGCAGACCGATCAAGGGGGCCATCGTCCGCATCGAGCCGGGGGTGACCGGGGGGATGGTCACTGTCAAGACGGGTGCCCAGGGGCAGTACACGGTTCCGTCCCTCATCGACATGCCGTACTACGCCTCCGCCTGGGTCCTGATGCCCTACGGGGGGCAGAAGTTCTGTATGCGCGTCGATTCCGTCAACGAGGAAGGCTACGAGCCCTTTTCGCCGCGCGCAGGCGTCATCCGCAACTTCAAGTTCAAACTCAGCGGTCCCATCCCCGACGGCGGCGAGAATGCCTTCTTCGGGGGAGAGGTGCGGCTGCTGCACCCGGGCTGGGACGACGAGGGCGTGGTGAACTGGGACGAGTCGCGGGTGGAGGTGACCCTCGTGCCCGACGGGCCCCTGGTGGACGGCTCGAAGGGCAAGACGCTGGTGAAGACGACCCGGCCCGGCGACTCCTTCCTGTACGACATCCCGCTGGGCCGCTACATGGCGACGGCGGTGGAACTCCGCAAGGACGGGACTCGCGTTCCCCTGCTCATGGGTGCGGACAAGCCGTCGCCCCGAATGGCCCTGGAGTTCGAGTCGAACACGTCGTACTGCGGTGCCGGGTACGGCCGGGTGAACGGCATCGGCCGGGCGTTCCTCTACGTTGCCCGCCCCGCGAAGTAG
- a CDS encoding serine hydrolase domain-containing protein, with the protein MPSDLPTTRPEDAGLDPNRLDALHARIERALPHVTSLLVARHGHLAFERYFGIYPTSPQDTQSVTKSLVSLLVGVALDRGLLAGLDQPVLPLLGSDADALTDARWRDVTVRHLLTMTSGLPSELTDAAYDEAWMASEDPVRFALARPLVADPGTAFHYSNAGVHLLGAVLAQAAGQNLADFAQEALFTPLGIAPPPWPRDPLGRPLACGSAHLTPREMLRLGGLVLGRGRWEGRQLVPPGWVEEATRVHVQGYGWMEGLPGYGLLWWVTREGGTEGWYATGYGGQYVAVFPALELVAVMTGRVEDHPNHRHVIAEGVLGAVR; encoded by the coding sequence GTGCCCTCCGACCTCCCTACCACCCGGCCCGAGGACGCCGGGCTCGATCCCAACCGCCTGGACGCCCTCCACGCCCGGATCGAGCGGGCTCTGCCCCACGTCACCAGCCTGCTCGTCGCCCGCCACGGCCACCTCGCCTTCGAGCGGTACTTCGGCATCTATCCAACCTCTCCGCAGGACACCCAGTCCGTTACCAAGAGCCTGGTCTCCCTCCTGGTGGGGGTCGCGCTCGACCGGGGCCTGCTCGCCGGGCTCGACCAGCCCGTCCTCCCGCTGCTTGGGAGTGACGCGGACGCCCTGACGGACGCGCGCTGGCGGGACGTGACCGTGCGCCACCTCCTGACCATGACCTCCGGCCTGCCCTCCGAACTCACCGACGCCGCGTACGACGAGGCCTGGATGGCGAGCGAGGACCCTGTGCGCTTCGCCCTCGCGCGGCCCCTGGTGGCTGATCCCGGTACAGCCTTCCACTACTCCAACGCGGGCGTCCATCTCCTCGGCGCGGTGCTGGCGCAGGCGGCGGGGCAGAACCTGGCCGACTTCGCGCAGGAGGCGCTGTTCACGCCGCTGGGCATCGCCCCGCCCCCCTGGCCGCGCGACCCGCTGGGGCGGCCCCTCGCCTGCGGGAGCGCCCACCTCACCCCGCGCGAGATGCTGCGCCTCGGTGGGCTCGTCCTGGGACGGGGCCGCTGGGAGGGACGGCAACTCGTGCCCCCGGGGTGGGTGGAGGAGGCGACGCGGGTTCACGTCCAGGGGTACGGGTGGATGGAGGGCCTGCCCGGGTACGGGCTGCTGTGGTGGGTGACGCGCGAAGGGGGAACCGAGGGCTGGTACGCGACGGGCTACGGCGGGCAGTACGTGGCGGTGTTCCCGGCGCTGGAGCTGGTGGCCGTGATGACGGGGCGGGTGGAGGACCACCCGAATCACCGCCACGTCATCGCCGAGGGGGTCCTGGGCGCCGTCCGCTGA
- a CDS encoding ABC transporter ATP-binding protein: MQMSRRSPPAAPPAPPDPLTPRQRAADLLQTLRLVWLASPRHSLTYAATTLAGSALPAANLYVGKLLLDEVARAAQGGVTYRALLVLLGVQVALGVLGSLLSTVQGAAQQLLGDSLQHGVSRRILDKASGMSVEAFEHAETYDQLQQAYREVGSRPLGVATQLVGLAGAVVTLVSVGALMARLGVWVLPLVLLASLPGVWVSNKFGVENYRMLRWQTHDARVQNYLGGLLTSDQLVKEVRLFGFEPYLLRRWRDYYLGFRRQLEDIIRRRSRWGFGAALASALLTGLASALILRRAANGQITVGDFSIFVLGIAQVQGTVAGLLNGVSGIYQNLLYMRNLFDFLEKPGRDLDAGEEWRGSIETVEFQDVAFRYPLTERDVLRGVSFTVRRGEALALVGENGAGKTTVVKLLTRLFEPTGGRILLNGLDASRFSPRSVQRQMSIIFQDFGQYQMSARENVAIAEVGRLEDDPGVEGAVRQAGAAFVDTLPQGIDTPLGRLFQGGRQLSGGQWQRLALARLYFRDASVLVFDEPTAALDARAEFETIEALRAQAGERITVLISHRFSTVRLADQIVLLEGGVVSEAGSHAELIARGGQYAALYALQARGYTAEAGKTTAR, from the coding sequence ATGCAGATGAGCCGCCGGTCTCCCCCCGCCGCCCCGCCAGCACCCCCTGATCCCCTCACCCCCCGGCAGCGGGCGGCCGACCTGCTCCAGACGTTGCGGCTGGTGTGGCTCGCCAGTCCCCGGCACAGCCTGACCTACGCGGCCACCACCCTCGCCGGGAGCGCCCTGCCCGCCGCGAACCTGTACGTGGGCAAGCTGCTGCTCGACGAGGTGGCCCGCGCCGCGCAGGGGGGTGTGACGTACCGCGCACTCCTCGTCCTGCTGGGGGTGCAGGTCGCGCTGGGGGTGCTGGGGAGCCTGCTCTCCACCGTGCAGGGGGCCGCGCAGCAGCTCCTCGGCGACAGCCTCCAGCACGGGGTCAGCCGCCGCATCCTCGACAAGGCGTCGGGGATGAGCGTGGAGGCCTTCGAGCACGCCGAGACCTACGACCAGTTGCAGCAGGCGTACCGCGAGGTGGGCTCCCGGCCCCTGGGCGTGGCGACCCAGCTTGTCGGGCTGGCGGGCGCCGTCGTCACGCTGGTGTCGGTCGGCGCCCTGATGGCGCGGCTGGGGGTGTGGGTGCTGCCGCTCGTGCTGCTGGCGAGCCTGCCGGGGGTGTGGGTCAGCAACAAGTTCGGGGTGGAGAACTACCGGATGCTCCGGTGGCAGACCCACGACGCGCGGGTGCAGAACTACCTCGGCGGGCTGCTGACCTCCGATCAGCTCGTGAAGGAGGTGCGGCTCTTCGGCTTCGAGCCCTACCTGCTGCGGCGCTGGCGCGACTATTACCTGGGCTTCCGGCGGCAACTGGAGGACATCATCCGCCGCCGCTCCCGCTGGGGCTTCGGGGCGGCCCTGGCCTCGGCCCTCCTGACCGGGCTGGCGAGCGCCCTGATCCTGCGCCGCGCCGCCAACGGGCAGATCACGGTGGGCGACTTCAGCATCTTCGTCCTGGGGATCGCGCAGGTGCAGGGGACGGTGGCGGGGCTCCTGAACGGAGTCAGCGGCATCTACCAGAACCTGCTCTACATGCGCAACCTCTTCGACTTTCTGGAGAAGCCCGGGCGCGACCTCGACGCGGGCGAGGAGTGGCGGGGAAGCATCGAGACGGTCGAGTTTCAGGACGTCGCCTTCCGCTACCCCCTCACCGAGCGCGACGTGCTGCGGGGGGTGAGCTTCACCGTGCGCCGGGGCGAGGCGCTGGCCCTCGTCGGCGAGAACGGGGCGGGGAAGACCACCGTGGTCAAGCTCCTCACGCGGCTGTTCGAGCCCACGGGCGGGCGCATCCTGCTCAACGGCTTGGACGCCTCGCGCTTCTCGCCCCGCAGCGTGCAGCGGCAGATGAGCATCATCTTCCAGGACTTCGGCCAGTACCAGATGAGTGCCCGCGAGAACGTGGCGATTGCAGAGGTGGGCCGCCTGGAGGACGACCCCGGCGTCGAGGGCGCGGTGCGGCAGGCCGGGGCCGCCTTCGTGGACACGCTGCCGCAGGGGATCGACACGCCGCTGGGGCGGCTCTTCCAGGGGGGGCGGCAGCTCTCGGGCGGGCAGTGGCAGCGCCTGGCCCTGGCGCGGCTGTACTTCCGGGACGCCTCGGTCCTGGTGTTCGACGAGCCCACCGCCGCCCTCGACGCCCGGGCCGAGTTCGAGACCATCGAGGCGTTGCGGGCGCAGGCCGGGGAGCGGATCACCGTCCTGATCTCGCACCGCTTCTCCACCGTCCGGCTCGCCGACCAGATCGTCCTGCTGGAGGGCGGTGTGGTGAGTGAGGCGGGCAGCCACGCCGAACTGATCGCCCGGGGCGGCCAGTACGCCGCCCTGTACGCCCTCCAGGCTCGCGGCTACACGGCGGAGGCCGGGAAAACCACGGCGCGGTAA